AACTTTCCAAGAAATATATGTTTAATATAAAACTAGCTATCAATTCTGTAATGGACTAACCAAGTTTTCCACTACTAAAAATATATCACCAAGTAGATAAGGTCAGACATAATTATTTTACTACAGCATACCAGAACATATCATACAAACCCACAGCGCATGTGATTATCTCAATAAAACCTCAGCCAAACTATATGGAGTTCCCTTTTAGGAGACCAATTATGCCCTGCATCCTTACAGAATAATGTATTTGCTAAACACTACCAAGTATAAAATCCTAAGAGCAGCTAAAATATGTTTTCACGTTTTCTTAGTAAGCATAGTCCTAGTTCATCAAAAGCAACTATAGTAGAAGGATGAAAATGATGAAACACTCCATAAATTGCAGATCTAGCAGAGGAAAGAAATATAAGAGCGACCACAAGAATAAAGGAAGCAAACATAGTAAAATGCCTACCATCTTGAAGAGCTGCCATGACTTCTGGATCACTAAATGCTGCCATCAATTCAGGATCCTGGTGAAAATATCAGGAACCACATCAAAAAAACAAGTTTCCAAATAACAATTGTTGACACCTTCCGAGCATCTGGCAAGCAATATAGAAGTGGCAAATATATATCTTGCAGTCATCCCAACCTAAAACTATGTGTAGAAAATAAATTGCAatagcatatatatattcatgataGAATTGATTGCCATGGAAGTAAAAAGCAAGTTCCATAATACATTAAAACTTACATTCAATATCTTGCTAAAATCAACATTTCCAGGCATGCCACCTGGCATGCCTCCAGGAAAACCTCCAGGCATACCTCCGGGCATACCTCCAGGCATACCTCCAGGAAAACCCCCAGGCATTCCACCTGGAAACCCACCAGGCATGCCTCCAGGTTTTCTACTGGAGGATGATTGCTCCTGCTTCTTCGCCTTCTCATATTCAGCCTTGAGCACAATATGAAATGTaattgaagtaaaaaaaaaataataataataatgaagtaaaattataatggaatgaaaaatcattaaattacCTGAGCTTGAGCACGACGACACCGTCTCTCACGCTCAATCTTTCTATCTTCTCTCTCTTTGTGCAATCTATCATATTTCCTACGGTGTTCCTCAATGCGGTGTGCGTTGGGTTCAACCTGTTTAATCAATGAAATTGATGTGATCTGTCAAAGCAGGAATTAAACCCAACAACAGTGGTCTTGTCACCCATATATAGTGATGCAGGTACAGCCAAAAAATACTAACATTGGTTGCAGAGAATTACACTCACATATAGTGATGCAATAATTCAGATgtacaaaatgaccaaattgtgtCAAATTATGCTTAAAATCACATGACATGCTCTGGCCTTTGAAATCTCATCTCTTCAATTATACTGCATAGACTGAAACTTTCAAAGGGAAGAGTGAAAAAGGACAGATAAGAGCAAACCTTCTTAAGCCAATTGTTTATTTCCTCATCATAATCCAACTTTGATGCCATGTGTAGATCCTTGGCAGCATCTTCCCATTGACCGAGCATTGCTCGTGCAATGCCACGAGACTTGTAGCCCTTAGCAGAATCTGGGTTTATCTGCAAGACATGAATGAGGATAATTAAAATCATTTCCTACTCAAATACGGCCTTGCTATTTCCAGGAAAACCCTAAAACAAGAAGAAACCATATTGAACACATAAATCCCTTACATATATTGCTTGAATGAACCAACAATGCAAGACACACAGTTAACGAACTTCACGATTACCATTAAGCATTTTATCATACAAGCATGTAAAAAAACCAGATCAATACTAAGctaaacatatataaatatacacacaAACCTCCAAAGCAGCATTGGCATCTCGAATAGCAGCATTGGGCTTTTTCATCTTAATATAAACACTGGCTGAAAGGAGAAAAAAGAACACTAAGAAACTGAATCACTCTATCAAATATAAGAATCATTCTAAAAAAGATAAAGAATGCAtgtcaacaacaacaacaacaacaacaacaacaacaacaacaaaaaaaatcatAGCATGTAACTAGCTAAATTATAAATACTAGTGGAAAGGGAGAATATAAGGCTAAACTAAGAAATGctaacctcgtgtgccatacatgATTGCCGAAGTCGGATTCAGCAAAATCGCCTGTGTCAGGTTCTCAATAGCTTCCTCAAACTTCCCTGCATTACAATGATTTAGCATAATACAaactcaaacaataaaaataagtaaataaatggtAAGTTGTGATTATTTACCTTCAGAAATGGCATCCATGGCTTTGGCCTTAGCTGAATGGGAAGCATCACGGTTATCATCGGTAACCTCCACACAAGGGTCTCCCATCTACGAGCACCAAAAACAACACAATGAGAAATGACTTTAAAGAAATTAAACCAGAAATTGATAGAAAGATAAGATAATACCTTCTGTGGAGGCTCATTATCAGGCTCAACGGTGTCACCTTCGAGCTCGATATCCGATTCGATAATCTCAtcttcctcttcctcttcttctatATTAATTTTCACTCCTGCATCCGCAAGCTCCTCGTCGCTTTCCTCCACCACATAACTCCTCTATAAACCAAAATCCTCATTTAGATTAGTAAAGTTAGTAGAAGGGGAAGGAGAGAAATGTGAGAGTTGATTAGTGATTACCGATTTGGAGTCGGCGGCGGTGTCACCCGAGGATGGGATCTTAGCTCCGAGACTGATAAACGGAGAAGGCATTAGTTGTTATTAACGAGTGAAATAGAAAAAGGGAGAGAGaggttgaaaattaaaaattaccTTTGGAGATAGTCGCGGAAGAAGGAGAGGGAAGGATCATCGAGAATGGATGGATTAGATTTGCAGAGTTGGATGAACTTCTTCAACTCGTTCAGTTTCGCCGGATCCATGGTGTAGAATGACTGGAGAGTGGGTTTTTAGAGAGATTGCTTGCTTAGGGGTTTTTGTTTTGAATTAATAAAAATTGGAGCAATCGCCAGAACAcagaaattaataaataaaacaataatgCAATGGGTTCTTCTAGTACCTTCTACAAGGGATCGCCtttgttttgatttataaataaattagttttGCCTCTTAAAATGCGCATTGATAAAATAGAaaaacaattttattatttttttcattttctatttacaaatacaacaaaattaaaaaactTTTGACTTTTGAGGCGACATAAGGTACAATTTTTATAACTTGTGATGTTATTAATATTATTTCGTACAAAGCAATCAATTCAAGGTCCCTTTGAGTAGTTTCGTTTAGTTAAGATTCCTACAAAACCAacgtaaaattaaatattataataatattgtaatatgaatattataataatattatagtatgagataaaatttttaaatatattacacTAAAAATAAGCATTCATATAAAGTAACCTTAAAAAATAGAGTTAGATAAAATTGTGTTAAGATCTACTTAGAAAAAGGGATTTTCGCGAGGTAATTTTAGGTCTCCATTTAACTAAAGATAAACGCTAAAACTGATCTAATTAAGAAgtgttttaaaataatattattaagtcattatcttaacattttttaaatttgaaaatcaagcaGATATGGGGTGATCTTCTTTTTGGTAAAAAAGAAGACAACAAGAACATTTTAACTAGGGGCCATGTGCAATCTTCCTAACCCATTGTCATCATCATGCAATAATATGTTGAATTTACTAAGGCAATTGTTATTATAAGTATCTATTAAAAACTTTATTCACTAAGGTTATTTGGGAAGAGTGAGGGTAAGTAATTACGTTATGTTCAAGTTGTAATTATCATTATGAATGTTGAGTGTATTAAACTTGTATCAACTGTTGTATTCGTATGTTGTTTAATAGATTCATTCTTTGATTATGGCTTTGCAGAGATAAGATTGTTTAATTCAAACTACATCAACATTTTTAGACTACTATTATTCTTTTACTTTCTTGTTTCAACTTTACAACACATTTTTGTCATAACATTTGTTGCAACATCTATTCGACAACAAATTGAAACAATGGAAATCCAATGtgctttttaattaatattagagcATGGCTTCATACATAGTTCAAAGagatcttgagcttaatttgttGTGATGGAGGCAATAAAGGAATAGAGTTCAATTACTTAAGTACTCATTGTAACATCCTCTACCTGACTCGATTCATCGAGTCTAAATATCAAATGTTACAACGCATAAACACTTAgcaaaaaattttaaacaattgGCGTGTAATATCTTTTTCAACATAGTTCATATTGTTTTTTACTATTATTCTTTTTATTAAGAAAATATCAAATAATTACAACAATGTTTGAAACAGTATACAACATTTTAAATCTTATTAATAATAGACTCTTTAAAGTGTAGCTTACTATACACCCTACTCATAAGATGTTCCCTATATGCATAATAATTCAGCTCATCGTTTCTAAAGCGTGCTCCTGACTTGTCCCTCATGGCGCACTCATTCATATAGCAACACCTGAAATAAGAATAAACACTCATAAGTTCAAGAGAACTTAGTGAGCTTTAATACAAGATATCTTGGCGGGTAATTTCATAATATTGGATATATGCCTATATGCCATATCATTTCTATTTTGGGCAGACACTTTCATTATTTTGGACTTGCAATTATACACCAACTATCATGCTTAACGTACCAACTTCCACTTCACTACTTGGTTGACTTCAGATCTTACCAGACAATATTCTattatctttttttttcaaagaaatatcTCTACAGAGCCTACTTCCTACTAATTTTCTCTTCAAACcaacacttaatttttttttccaaaatggtTGTTCACAGATACAATTCACGAATGAATACTTACTATATGGATTCATGTTTGGCTAATTCTCATGCTGAGTTAGATATTATCAGTCTATCAATCAAATCATATCCCAGttcaaaacccaacccatgctcATATTGATAACAAACTATCTAGATCATTTAGAAGAATTCCACACATATTTGTTACAATACACAATAATAACCAAGATGACAAACAACTTAGATTCCATAAAATCCCAGAACGAGACATGATACTATTCAGATATGGCGGATACTAGATAACTCATATTTCAACCTTACATAGCATAAACAAACTCAGATCGACAAATGCTTATATCTCTCATAACTACGAATACATTCATATTCTAAACTGGTAGACTTCTATAGCAGATACCCTCTTTAAAAATACAAATACATATTTTCTTTCAGGAAACTTCCCTTAAAACTCATTCGATTACACTATCGAACTAATCAAACAAAATTaacttcatacataccatatcatTATCATAAAATTATCTATCAAAGAACTCTCAAAACGTACTCAAAACTTACCACAAAGGCGAATAACCATATTCTACCACACAGACATCACTGAGTATGCCAATGAGACGATACAAAACTTGCCATAATTTCCATACAAAATATGCCATAAAGGCTTAGCAAATTACACCGCACAGGCAACATACAGAATCACGTATTTACTGTCCCAGCGGACTTTCATAGAAGGTGTCACGGGTTTCTCCCTTATGGACTTATACATATCTTCATGTCGTGATCTGCCAGTCCGGTTTACATATTACCAAAAGTATCACCATGAATATTCTTACTATCATATCATGCCATGGGTCTCAACTACATAGAGTTACACCTCCTCATGTCGTGATCACACCTCTTCATCTTACTAGAAGCAACACCATGAGTGGTTTCATATCACACAATACCATGGGTCTCAGCCACACGGTCTTGCACTTATTTTCCTATTGTGATTTGCCAATTTGGTTAGCAATTTAACTTCCCTACTAGAGGCATCATAAGGGATGTTTTACTCAGAAGTTACTCAAATTTATTCGCATAGTTAACTGATTCGTACTCTCTTATATCAGACTTTACCTGCATACTTAACACTCAATTTCCCATTTAGACAATACTTTATACATATCATTATTGTGTATGTAGCATATTTACTCTACTTCACACACTTATTGGTTATCATTATgcatatgtaacagcccgattctTAGTGGAGACAgaatagtggttcgagaccataAATTTTCATCGTGTTGActagtaaatattatttttagaatatttatagagtcattagagtcgtattaaaatttagtttagAAATATTAACGATTAggtagttaattaaagaaaatggctaaattgaaaaaggtgcaaaacttacaAATTAAAGCAAATAGGTGATGAAATGGTTTAATTAATATTGAAGGAAGGACTTAGGTAATAATTATGCCTAAATTAATATAGTGGGAAGGCATGTtaatgcaaaataataaaaataaagtaattataatggcaaaattgtaaattaattgatattaaaacaaaacaaattgaaattttaaagcttCCTATTCATTCTTCTTCAAAATTTGGTCGAAACCACCATAAAAGGGAGCTCTAAGTCGGTTTCTTCATTTTTGtttcatgtgagtttaatttttACATGTTTCTtgctatttttatgtttttgagattactacaactaggtccagctagcccttACCTTCATTTTCAATTCTAttaaaaaattttgaagtttttatttatGAATATTAAGTGTTTTTGATGAATACTAGGTATTTGGAGCCTTTATTATGCTATTTGATGAATTTATGAAgagatttttgttaaattttaattttaggattaaattgtgaatgtgtcaaaatattagggtttgataGTGTTTGATGTTTATTGGGTGATTTTTGAAGGCTTAGAATATTTGGATAAATTATTGATTTGAGAAAACtagttaatttgatgaatttcgAGTTAATGGACTAAATagaaaaatttataaaagtttagggtaattgtgtaatttaaaataataaaagggttttaattgtaaaatggatttgaaatgaaatatatgctaaCAATTAAGGGATTTTACATTATAGATCAGGAATCCATAGATATCTAAGGAAAAGGAAAATAAGCGGAGTAGTCCCTAAACTTTCGCAATTTCTGAGattcagtccaggtaagttcgttgCATGGTCACTATAAATTTTATTGAATATTCCATACTATTCATTTTGGTTGAATTATGGATTTTATTGAGTTATGCTTACCGAAATAGAAATACGGTGATTATTCAGCTaagtgcctagcaggcttattcaGGTTAAGtacctagcaggctttgtgtcgGTGATTATTCAGGTTAAGTGCCTAGCAAGCTTTGTGCCGGTGATTATTCAGGCTaagtgcctagcaggctttgtgccagtGATTATTCGGGCTTTGTGCTTAGTAGGTTGTGTGCCAGTGTATTGGAAGTTGCATTTAATTGAATAGTTTTTGGTGAattattaaaagaaatttataTGGAACTTAATAAACTTCTTGATGTTTATCAGTTTGATTTATTCTTGTAAGACTTTTGGAATCGTTACTTTGATTGGATCGAATCGGAAGCTAGCACACTATCATCAACATCTCGGTAGTCATTTTGGTTCTTAATGTTGGTTTAAGTGGCATGTATTAGGAAAGGGTCTATAGTACTTGAATATTTTGTATGGATGTACACATGGGAAGTAATTTACTATACTTGTTTTTAGTAAAAATAGTTGAACTTGTGTGCTTAATTAGGTAGACCTTTTTGGAACATATATATGAAGAAATTGTATAAATCTTTTGGTGTCAAATGATGGTGACTGAATACTTCAAGTATGCTAAGTGAATTAGCTTGGTTATAAGTAGTTatgatgcttaattttttataagTGCTTAGTATGTTTGAATATATGGTaaattggtatttggttgtgaatgaAATTTATGAATATTAATGTTAGTAGTTGAATGGCATGATTTGCaccatttggtatgttttggtaaggaAATTTAATAATAAGTATTGATGAAAATATGTTTAGAAGTTAGTGAATATTTTGGCCAAATTTAGTACATGATTATGCATATTAcatgttgtcatttgaggtgcttaagggcatattggttgtattttCTTATACCATGATTGATTAGCTAAAATATGCACGATCTTGGTGCCTTATTATAGCCTgtatatatttggaattttggttatAGGTGCATGCCAAAataggtgagaaaaatggcttgtaaaatggtcTATTTTCATCCATACGGgtaaagacacaggcgtgtgtctcagccatgtgtccaggtgacacggctgtgtgtcccttgtagtTTTAAAAATGGTTGCAAGTCAGACTGTTACATAGCCTagtacacggcctagtacacgagcGTATGGGGTTATTATGAAAGGTATACGGCctatcacacaggcgtgtggattggccgtgtgacccaagtcagtgagttacacaagcAAGGACATAGGCTGTGACActgtcgtgtgtccctattttgtagggacacacggccgtgtgatctctacaatttagaaaaattttctgagtttccTATTTAGTCTCGACTTgcttctaatgtgtttttagagTACAGTGAGCCCATTTAGGGaacaatatgtataatttggattgcttttaaaatgattattgataggatttgaaatgtttgaaaattatGTTCGTTTGAATTGTAAACGTCGGtgatgcttcgtaaccctaatccagtaatggatacgggttaggggtgttacagcatatCTTTACTTGACAATGCACATGCAAGAGTTAGAATAGAGACTCACCTAATACTCATCTAAATTGTAACTCGAAGCTCCAAACTCGAACATCCTTCTCGAACCAGCAGAATTGCTTAAGGAACATATAATCACCATTAAAACCCATTTACATACAAATTGCTAACATCTCAATCATAACAACCGCCATGTAAGCCTTGTATTCATAACCTACTGTTTATAAGCTTCTTAACAGTCTTATTCTTTTAAAAACTTAACATGCAAAGCTATTAGACTAACCAGAAGGTGAAATGTCCACTGATTAACTTAAAAATCTTAGCTCTATATTAATAAGAAAGAAGAGAACATACAAATTTAGGAAGAAGAACCAGAGAATAGTATTTTCCACAATTAAAAACCTCCTAATGAACTCTTTTCACTATATATATACCCTTAGTTTCTTTTGGTGGAACTTGACAAGTGTCAATGGTATCCAAAATTTGTTTCAATAGATGACCTACAAGATCCAAGAGAAACATAAATGAAAATCCTTCATAAATGATATTTGACCAGTCAATTTAGTTGGTTCCTAATCAAATCACATTACAAACCCAATTAGCATAGTGTTCAGGCAAACTAGGCGTACTACACATTTGGCAGTAACTCTTACTAGGCTTATTCTTTGCTTGATATATTCTTTTATTAAACAGCATAATAACTCAAGATAGAATCTTTAATTACTTACACGACGGGTACCTTATGCCAAATTCTTATTCACCAAAAACTgcacaattcatttctagtttcaacgagctagcgaaGAGATCGATGGACATATGTATTAggactcaaatgatttataattaaatttttgcttttagcctattaattataaattcatttagtcacgaagtcattccactatagtatcgtgattgaGTTCTCCctaacgacataccattacgaaagtaaTTATTCAGTGCTTGTCCAATGacattgtcataagtgtgttacccttatagtaTATCTTTGATCTCTTTAGGATAATATCCATTCTCTCAATATGAtcgtattttatctcattgtttgCATATTCCTTCATGAAAAGCCAATCACTAttaaatagtgatcaagtcatccatcacaaagatgaACGACTAGTGgttacatttacttttcatcagcCATGTAATGCCGATGAAAATATATCATTTACTCATGTCTTAGGGTCTAAATTCCACTATTGTAAATGACACTACATACTGTAGAAATCGTACACCTAACACACTAGCTTTCGATTTTTTATTTAttcgaactcaggcttttacttacatcaaagtatacgagtcacgcatacatagtccatcatccactcaggatttaggtatgccacattatgaacgtcacaagtgaataaatctataaacaaaTTTAAGATCTATTATTCTTAAGTTCAATCCGATATATTGTTGGGCCagttagtcacatctatgtctcttatcttttgggagtcattcactctgatgcccaagacaaagcatctcaCCAGTTGGACTTGATAAAcgtcatattagtctttcaattggtttgtTTATTTTCGATTAGAATAAAGatatgtttaggttcgtctactaatataagttatctttATGTATTATAATCCGACCACGTAAATATAAGTTATCTTTTTGTATTATGATCTGACCACGTAATACtacttaatattaattaaacattAGACAATCAGTGAGTAATATTTGCTTTCATTTTGCTTTGTGTACAAAAATCAtgtgaggacaatatacaaagtattgatgtaattcatgaataattttattaaccaatttatttgaaaaattacaagtgtacttagacgaaaatattacacttagggcaccaaatcCAACAATATGGAGAGTCTAACTCCAAATATTTTCATGTCCATGCTTCTAAATGATGATAGACCAATCATATTCCTTTGTTCCATAACGATTCTAGAAAGGTTGTTATTGATTGATGTGGCACGGGTAACATTGCTCTATATTATTTTCAGTTGTTTTCTAGTTCTGGTGTACCAACTTTGGATGCCTTTGCTAATTTTAGGGGGATTATCACAGATtatgataacggatatttgttggCGTCTTTTTCTGTTCAGAAGTTTCGGGTTACTCTTTCTCAAATGCATATTGATAAGACTCTTGGGCCAGATAGTTTAAATTTGACTTTCTTTAAAAAATGCTAGCCTCTCATTGAGGCTGGGATGTTTAAGTAATGTTATGAATGGTTGAATCAGAGTGAATTCCTACAACACTTAATGATAAGATCGTTATACTTATCCTGAACAAAGATCAACCAGATTGCATGAAAAACCTTTAGTGTATTTCTTTGTGCAATGTATTGTATAAGTTGGTGACTAAGGTTTTTGCTAAACATCTCAAAACTTTAATGCCCTATTTGGTGTCGCCTATGTAGTCTATTTTTATTCCAGGCTACTTGATCCTTTATAACGTCATGGTTGCCTTTCAGCTTGTGTATCACATGAAGAATAAAGTTAGGGTCGGATCGAGGAGGTGGCATcaaaaatagatatttatatggTGTACGATCGGGTTGATTGGGACTTTCTTTGGTTTATTCTGCTTAAATTTGATTTTGGCACATAATGGGATAATTGGTTGATGATGTGCGTTAAAACAGTCTAGTATATGGTTGCTTTAAATTGTGAGGATTTTGGTCTACTTATATTGTATCGTGGCATTAATCAAGATGGCCCATTGTCTTATCACTTGTTCATTATGTGTGTTAAAGTTTTGAGTTACTTGTTTCGATAAGCAGAACAATGTGGCGCGTTACATGGTATTACTATCTGTCGAAATAACCCAAATGTTTCCCATTTCTTATTTGTTGGTGATGGCTTATTCTTCTTCCATGCAAAGAAATTTGAATGTCAATTTATGAAGAATATTTAACCACCTATGAGGTTGCATCAAGGCAAGCAATGAACTTTTAGAAGTTCGACATGTTATTTAGTTCGAATACACCTTCAACAAATAGGGCTATGGTACATTCGATCTTGGGAGTAAGTGTTTTAATTAAACAGGCATGTTATTTGTGTCTCCAATTGCTTAGCGGTCATAATAAAAAAGGTGTTCAGTTTTATTTGGGATTGATGATGtgcatgataagttttatatttatgattgatcgtacttgaaaactaactattatcacgataaaggcaagcacacttatcgaacagtagtatagcttatagcagtacttgaatgtcgaacccacatgaactaaaagtactattattaaccttctttttattatctagcctaaaaataagg
Above is a genomic segment from Gossypium arboreum isolate Shixiya-1 chromosome 8, ASM2569848v2, whole genome shotgun sequence containing:
- the LOC108467442 gene encoding FAM10 family protein At4g22670; its protein translation is MDPAKLNELKKFIQLCKSNPSILDDPSLSFFRDYLQSLGAKIPSSGDTAADSKSRSYVVEESDEELADAGVKINIEEEEEEDEIIESDIELEGDTVEPDNEPPQKMGDPCVEVTDDNRDASHSAKAKAMDAISEGKFEEAIENLTQAILLNPTSAIMYGTRASVYIKMKKPNAAIRDANAALEINPDSAKGYKSRGIARAMLGQWEDAAKDLHMASKLDYDEEINNWLKKVEPNAHRIEEHRRKYDRLHKEREDRKIERERRCRRAQAQAEYEKAKKQEQSSSSRKPGGMPGGFPGGMPGGFPGGMPGGMPGGMPGGFPGGMPGGMPGNVDFSKILNDPELMAAFSDPEVMAALQDVMKNPANLAKHQANPKVAPVIAKMMSKFAGPK